The genomic region CTCAGTCATACGATTATTACCTTTTCCGGTTAGCTAACTCATAAACTGTTTTCTCACGCAACTTAAATAAATCAATAGCATGTTGAAAACTTTCAGAGTGCCCAGCAAACAACAATCCATCAGAGGCTAACAATGGCACAAATTTTTTCAAAATTTTGTATTGCGTTTTCTTATCAAAATAAATCATTACGTTACGGCAAAATATCGCATCAAATGGACCTCGAATTGGCCAATTATCATCAAGCAAATTCAATTTGCGGAAGGTAATCATATTCCGTAACTCAGGACGAACTCTTGCCGAGCCATCATGAGAACCTTTACCTTTCAAAAAAAACTGTTTCAGCTTTTCCTTAGGTAGTTTTTCTAATTTATCCAGTGAATAAATGCCCATTTGGGCTTTTGCCAACACATTTGTATCCAAATCCGTGGCCAGAATATGTACAGGTGGAGTATATGACTTAAATGCATGCACCATTGCCATTGCCATTGAATATGGTTCTTCACCAGTAGATGAGGCACTGCACCAAAGTTGAATTTTGTCGTGATTTTTACGTTTCTCTATATGCCTCTCGAGAATGGGAAAATGATGTTGTTCACGAAAAAAGGCAGTAAGATTTGTTGTCAAAGCATTAGTAAATGCTTCCCATTCTTCCGGATTGCCGCGCTCTAAATAGTCCAAGTATTCATCAAAACTATCAAAACCTGTCGCACGTAACCGTCTGGCAAGTCGACTATACACCATGTTCTGCTTACTAGTTGAAAGTGAAATACCCGCATGCTTATATATCAACTTTCTAATACGTTCAAAATCAGCCTGAGTAAAATTATATTCGCGCACTTTACTATCAGAGTTATCTTCGATATTCGTTATTAACCCCATAATTTCCACCCACAAATAAGATAAAATGCTATTTTCCGATAACTGTCCAATATCAAACTAAAACCCAGGTACTTCTTTAACAGCGGCAGCCTCATAATCGGTCGAAGTGATACAATTTAACATATTGATAATACAAGGTAATGATATTGCGATAAAGCTCATGCAATTTTTATATGATCTTCTCTTTTTTCATAAAGAATTAAGTATGACCCCTACACAAGCTCCTGCTGAGATGCCATCACCAGAGCTGCAGCATCAAGAATAAGCGCAACTTTGCCATCACCCATAATAGTCGCACCCGAAGCTCCCTGAACTCTACGATAATTACTCTCCAGACTCTTAATAACTACTTGGTGCTGTCCAACCAAATCATCCACAAATAAAGCTGCTTTATGTCCCTCAGCCTCAAGAATGACAAGAATTCCTTTATGAATCTCCGTTACGTTCGGACGCAAATTGAAGAATTCATGCAATGCGATCACAGGGAGATATTCACCTCTTACTTGCACTACACGCCCTTGTCCGCTCACTGTTTTAATATCGGTGGCCGCCGGTTGCAATGACTCGGTTATATAATTTAACGGGACAATAAACATTTGATCTCCCACAACCACAGATAATCCATCAAGTATCGCGAGCGTTAGTGGTAAGCGGATAGATATGCGCGTACCAGATCCAAATGTCGATTCAATATCGATACGCCCTCCCATACTCTGTATATTGCGTTTCACTACATCCATGCCAACACCACGACCTGACACGTCTGTAACTTGATCCGCTGTTGAGAAACCAGCTTCAAATATTAATAACCAGACCTCCTGGTCAGTCATTGCATCATGTGCAGGTAAACCACGTTCTTTTGCTTTGGCAAGAATTTTCCCTCTATTTAGTCCTGCGCCATCATCACTGACCTCGATAACAATGCTTCCCCCTTGGTGGAAGGCTCGAAGGGTAATTGTGCCTTGCGCCGGTTTCCCAGCAGCAATACGTTTTTCAGCTACTTCTACACCGTGATCCAAGCTATTTCTAACTAGGTGTGTTAAAGGGTCAGCAATTTTCTCGATTAACCCCTTATCAAGTTCTGTATTCTCACCAACAGTCCTCAACTCCACGTGCTTATTCAGTTTCGCCGCCAAATCACGCACAACTCGTGGATATCGGCTGAATACAAAACTGATTGGCATCATGCGAATTGACATCACGGATTCTTGCAAATCTCGTGTATTTCGTTCCAATTGACTCATTCCACTATACAATTTCTCGAACAACACCGGATCATACTGAGAAGCTGTTTGCGCAAGCATTGCTTGAGTAATTACCAATTCCCCAACTAAATTAATCATTTGATCAACTTTCTCTATACTGACTCGAATAGATGACGTTTCACTAACAGAGGCTGCTGTATTAGTTTTTCCAGAAGATTTATTTGTAACTTGGGATTCATTTTTGGTGCTACATGTATTCGGCAACTGTGCCTGATCCAGGTTAATTTCGGAATCTTCTATATTCCGCGGTGCAGCGGGTGCTCCTGGGAAGAATCCATATCCTGGTGTAGAAGGCGTCTTACACGCCAATTCATCTTCCTCTGCTAAAACTTCTGCATCACGGACTGATTCATTTAGGATCTCAATTTCTGCAACCTTGGTTGAAGTAATTGTCGTTGCTTTAATTTTAAGACTCGCGGGATCGACCACGAATGCCAAAGTTTCCCAAATATCTTCTTCGCTACTACTTGTAGTCAGTGTTAATTTATAATGCCCCTCCGCATTTACCGGCGTAAGGTTCTCCAGATCCCCCAACCCCCTTAAATTAGAGAATAAATTCTCAAGTGCTGCACTAGTCAAATCCATACTGGAAAACTCGATAATAAAACTAAGCCCTGTGGCAATATTTTCATGAGAAACTTTATCTATACCGGCCCCAACATCAGTCTCTTGCGACACTAACTTAGCCTTAGTTTCAAAAAAAGCTGTTTTGGTATCTACTATCGATGGGGTCTCCTGCGGATCCTCACTTAATCTTTTAAGTTCTTCACAAATGGCTTCAGCAACAGTGGGATCAGCTTGTCCTTCTCCACGATGTCCAGCCAATTGTGCTTTGATAACGTCCCCGGCCTTTAAAAAAGCATCGACCATCTCGCTACGTACCTCAAGCTCGCCCTTACGTAATCTGTCTAGCAGTGTCTCCAACATATGCGTCATCTCCGTCATATCTGTAAAACCAAATGTTCCCGCTCCACCCTTAATTGAATGAGCAGCACGAAATATAGCGTTTAAATCTTCCAAATCTGGCGAATTCACGTCAAGTCTAAGTAAACATGCCTCCATATCCGCAAGTAACTCTGAGGATTCTTCAAAAAATATCTCATAAAACTGTTCAAGATCTGTACTCATGAGAAGCCCTATTTCAAGTTAAATTGTTTGATTGACGCTTTAAAGAAAGAAACCCAATACAACAAAACACTTACTCTTTGAGAGTAGAGGTTATTTAAGCCAATTATTCCGCTTAAAAATATTATTTTCTAACCAATAACTTTACCGATTACTTCCAATAATCGTTTGGGATCAAACGGTTTCACTAACCATCCTGTTGCCCCCGCCGCTCTACCTTTTGCTTTTATTTCATCCCCAGATTCAGTGGTCAATATCAAAATAGGAGTATTTTTGTATTGAGCTAATTTCCGCAGTAACTCAAGTAACTTTAATCCGTCCATGCGTGGCATATTGATGTCAGTTAGTATTAGATTAATCTGATGATGACTTGCCTTATCGAATGCATCTTGACCATCAACTGCTTCAATGACCTCATAACCTGCACCTTTAAGTGTAAAAGTTACCATCTGCCGGATTGATGCAGAATCATCCACTGCAAGTATTGTCTTAGCCATTTATTACTCCTTTGCTGATATTATTAAGTTGCTCGGTAGAAAATGTCCGTTAAGCATTTTTAAAAAAGCTCAACATCGCCCATTTGCATCCCTTGCTGCACAACCGGTTTTTTTTTGCTTTTATTCTTCACCACCTCAACTGCTTTAGAGATTCCTGAATGTATTGAATCCAAAGCTTTCCTTTCAGTTTCTCCCTGCCAAGCACCTTGCCGATCAATACGCTGCAATTCAACATTTAACATTTCCACTTGACGTGTAGTATGAGCAAGCAATTGCGCAACTAAATCACCAAATTGCAAAGAGGTAATTACCATCTCCAACTCTTGTTCGATTTGATTGGCAATAACCATTTGCTTCTCCAATAACTCATTAATGGAGCTACTTGCCTCAGGAGCGGTCATTCTTTCAATAGCTAGAACCATTTCATGATGAGACTCTGTTAATTTACTTATGTACCTGAAATTAATAACTAAGTTATTAACCGCATCACTAACTAGTCTTTCAGCCTGATTCAAATCCCCTTTGATACCCATGAAATATTCATCGGCCGCGTTATTGCATATAACCTTATCGTTATCTTTCAGCGCCAATTTATCTTCAGATTTATTATCAAGTTTGTCGCTAACTGATTGCAGCTCAGTCATAATTTTTTCCTCGCCACTTGTTTTATTCGAAGTCATTGTCGCAATCGTTTGATACAGAAGACCATTATCATGCACCATACATAAGCTTTATCATCGGCTATCACAAATGCCTTATTCAACAGAGCAAAGCCATAACGTATTTGTTGTATCAATACTTCTTTAGCATCAAAAGTTAACGTCATAACATTTACCAACTTTAATTCTGCAGCTCTGCAAAGAATCTAGTAAATTCATA from Nitrosomonas ureae harbors:
- a CDS encoding response regulator, producing MAKTILAVDDSASIRQMVTFTLKGAGYEVIEAVDGQDAFDKASHHQINLILTDINMPRMDGLKLLELLRKLAQYKNTPILILTTESGDEIKAKGRAAGATGWLVKPFDPKRLLEVIGKVIG
- a CDS encoding CheR family methyltransferase, translating into MGLITNIEDNSDSKVREYNFTQADFERIRKLIYKHAGISLSTSKQNMVYSRLARRLRATGFDSFDEYLDYLERGNPEEWEAFTNALTTNLTAFFREQHHFPILERHIEKRKNHDKIQLWCSASSTGEEPYSMAMAMVHAFKSYTPPVHILATDLDTNVLAKAQMGIYSLDKLEKLPKEKLKQFFLKGKGSHDGSARVRPELRNMITFRKLNLLDDNWPIRGPFDAIFCRNVMIYFDKKTQYKILKKFVPLLASDGLLFAGHSESFQHAIDLFKLREKTVYELANRKR
- the cheA gene encoding chemotaxis protein CheA codes for the protein MSTDLEQFYEIFFEESSELLADMEACLLRLDVNSPDLEDLNAIFRAAHSIKGGAGTFGFTDMTEMTHMLETLLDRLRKGELEVRSEMVDAFLKAGDVIKAQLAGHRGEGQADPTVAEAICEELKRLSEDPQETPSIVDTKTAFFETKAKLVSQETDVGAGIDKVSHENIATGLSFIIEFSSMDLTSAALENLFSNLRGLGDLENLTPVNAEGHYKLTLTTSSSEEDIWETLAFVVDPASLKIKATTITSTKVAEIEILNESVRDAEVLAEEDELACKTPSTPGYGFFPGAPAAPRNIEDSEINLDQAQLPNTCSTKNESQVTNKSSGKTNTAASVSETSSIRVSIEKVDQMINLVGELVITQAMLAQTASQYDPVLFEKLYSGMSQLERNTRDLQESVMSIRMMPISFVFSRYPRVVRDLAAKLNKHVELRTVGENTELDKGLIEKIADPLTHLVRNSLDHGVEVAEKRIAAGKPAQGTITLRAFHQGGSIVIEVSDDGAGLNRGKILAKAKERGLPAHDAMTDQEVWLLIFEAGFSTADQVTDVSGRGVGMDVVKRNIQSMGGRIDIESTFGSGTRISIRLPLTLAILDGLSVVVGDQMFIVPLNYITESLQPAATDIKTVSGQGRVVQVRGEYLPVIALHEFFNLRPNVTEIHKGILVILEAEGHKAALFVDDLVGQHQVVIKSLESNYRRVQGASGATIMGDGKVALILDAAALVMASQQELV